In a single window of the Zea mays cultivar B73 chromosome 5, Zm-B73-REFERENCE-NAM-5.0, whole genome shotgun sequence genome:
- the LOC100382295 gene encoding UTP--glucose-1-phosphate uridylyltransferase-like, protein MADEKLAKLREATAGLTQISENEKSGFLSLVGRYLSGDEEHIEWAKIHTPTDEVVVPYDTLESPPEGTEATKKLLDKLAVLKLNGGLGTTMGCTGPKSVIEVRNGFTFLDLIVIQIESLNKKYGSNVPLLLMNSFNTHDDTLKIVEKYTNSSIEIHTFNQSQYPRVVADEFLPWPSKGKTDKDGWYPPGHGDIFPSLMNSGKLDLLLSQGKEYVFIANSDNLGAIVDMKILNHLIHKQNEYCMEVTPKTLADVKGGTLISYEGRVQLLEIAQVPDAHVNEFKSIEKFKIFNTNNLWVNLKAIKRLVEADALKMEIIPNPKEVDGVKVLQLETAAGAAIRFFDHAIGINVPRSRFLPVKATSDLQLVQSDLYTLVDGFVTRNSARTNPSNPSIELGPEFKKVGSFLGRFKSIPSIVELDSLKVSGDVWFGSGIVLKGKVTITAKPGVKLEIPDGAVIGNKDISGPEDL, encoded by the exons ATGGCGGACGAGAAGCTTGCCAAGCTGCGCGAAGCCACCGCCGGCCTCACGCAGATCAG CGAGAACGAGAAGTCCGGCTTCCTCAGCCTCGTCGGCCGCTACCTCAG CGGCGACGAGGAGCACATCGAGTGGGCCAAGATCCACACGCCCACCGACGAGGTGGTGGTGCCGTACGACACCCTGGAGTCCCCGCCAGAAG GCACTGAGGCGACCAAGAAGCTGCTCGACAAGCTCGCCGTGCTCAAGCTCAACGGCGGCCTGGGGACCACCATGGGATGCACCGGACCCAA ATCGGTCATCGAAGTGCGCAACGGATTTACTTTCCTCGACCTGATTGTCATCCAGATCGAG TCACTCAACAAGAAGTACGGCAGCAATGTGCCGCTGCTTCTGATGAACTCCTTCAACACCCATGACGACACCTTGAAA ATTGTTGAGAAATACACGAATTCGAGCATTGAAATCCACACATTCAACCAG AGCCAGTACCCTCGTGTGGTAGCTGACGAGTTCTTGCCATGGCCGTCCAAGGGAAAGACTGATAAGGATGGCTG GTACCCTCCTGGCCATGGTGATATCTTCCCATCATTGATGAACAGTGGAAAGCTCGATTTACTACTCTCACAG GGAAAAGAGTATGTGTTCATTGCAAACTCGGATAACTTGGGTGCTATTGTTGACATGA AGATACTGAACCATTTGATCCACAAGCAGAATGAATATTGCATGGAG GTCACCCCAAAAACTTTGGCTGATGTAAAAGGTGGCACACTGATCTCCTACGAAGGAAGGGTTCAG CTTCTGGAGATTGCACAAGTGCCTGATGCACAT GTGAATGAGTTCAAATCAATTGAGAAATTCAAGATATTCAACACCAACAATCT gtgggtgaacttgAAGGCCATCAAACGCCTTGTTGAAGCTGATGCACTCAAGATGGAGATCATTCCGAATCCTAAG GAAGTCGATGGTGTGAAAGTTCTTCAGCTGGAAACAGCAGCTGGTGCAGCAATTAGG TTCTTTGACCATGCCATTGGTATCAACGTTCCAAGGTCCCGCTTCCTACCAGTTAAGGCGACATCAGATTTGCAGCTAGTACAG TCTGATCTATATACCTTGGTTGATGGCTTCGTTACACGTAATTCAGCCAGAACAAATCCATCAAATCCATCAATTGAACTTGGTCCTGAGTTCAAGAAG GTTGGGAGCTTCCTTGGTCGCTTCAAGTCGATACCTAGCATTGTTGAGCTTGACAGCTTGAAGGTTTCCGGTGATGTTTGGTTCGGTTCTGGAATTGTACTGAAG GGGAAAGTGACCATCACTGCAAAACCTGGCGTCAAGCTAGAAATCCCAGACGGAGCAGTGATTGGGAATAAG
- the LOC732728 gene encoding autophagy protein 5 (The RefSeq protein has 1 substitution compared to this genomic sequence), which yields MAAPHDEAAAWAEEAARRVWAGAVPLQVHLHDADVTALPPPPPFLTLGPRIGYLPLLIPVIRAHFSNALPPGVDTVWFEYKGLPLKWYVPIGVLFDLLCADPERPWNLIVHFRGYPSEILSPCEGEDSVKWSYMNSLKEATFIITGNSKSVMNMSHADQVALWESVMKGNLDGYKNISTRLKLGPFEDDVLVRTASVERQRQQNSDEPESPGSSKPCRVPVRLYVRNVQEDLEYIEHAVPVSDWENVSYINRPFETRKAEGRSYITLEHALQTLLPEFFSSKPPGSADGSQHAGAMDAAADSSDATNSSSRSQEAEQALASPAEAGFAKRAKVKLVRVQGVELDMDIPFLWVADHLKNPEYYVHICVYVGTRKQ from the exons ATGGCTGCCCCGCACGACGAGGCCGCGGCGTGGGCGGAGGAGGCGGCGCGCCGGGTCTGGGCCGGCGCCGTGCCGCTCCAGGTCCACCTCCACGACGCCGACGTCACCGCGCTACCCCCGCCGCCGCCCTTCCTG ACTTTGGGACCAAGAATTGggtatttgcccctcttgatacctGTTATAAGGGCTCATTTCAGCAATGCACTCCCACCTGGTGTTGACACTGTTTGGTTTGAATATAAAGGGCTGCCTTTGAAATG GTATGTACCAATTGGTGTTCTTTTTGATCTTCTATGTGCAGATCCAGAAAGACCATGGAATCTAATA GTCCATTTTAGGGGATATCCCTCAGAAATCTTGTCACCATGCGAGGGTGAAGATAGTGTGAAGTGGAGCTACATGAATTCCCTGAAAGAG GCCACCTTCATCATTACTGGGAACAGTAAGAGTGTGATGAATATGTCGCATGCTGATCAAGTCGCTCTGTGGGAATCTGTAATGAAAG GTAACTTAGATGGGTATAAAAATATCTCCACCAGGCTTAAGCTTGGACCATTTGAAGATGATGTGTTAGTACGGACAGCCTCCGTGGAGCGGCAACGTCAACAAAATTCTGATGAACCTGAATCTCCTGGATCTAGCAAACCGT GCAGGGTCCCTGTTCGATTATACGTACGCAATGTTCAAGAAGACCTTGAGTACATAGAACATGCAGTTCCTGTCAGTGACTGGGAAAACGTGTCCTACATAAATCGGCCATTTGAGACTCGCAAGGCTGAAG GTAGAAGCTACATCACCCTGGAACATGCGTTGCAAACATTGCTTCCGGAGTTCTTCAGCTCAAAGCCCCCAGGCAGCGCTGACGGCTCCCAACACGCAGGCGCAATGGACGCAGCCGCAGACAGTTCAGATGCCACCAACTCTTCAAGTCGTTCTCAGGAGGCAGAGCAAGCCCTGGCAAGTCCAGCAGAGGCGGGTTCTGCCAAGAGAGCGAAAGTGAAGCTGGTGAGGGTGCAAGGTGTTGAGCTCGACATGGACATCCCGTTCCTGTGGGTCGCCGACCACCTCAAGAACCCCGAATACTACGTCCACATCTGTGTATACGTCGGCACTAGAAAACAATAG